A single Stigmatopora argus isolate UIUO_Sarg chromosome 7, RoL_Sarg_1.0, whole genome shotgun sequence DNA region contains:
- the rab3da gene encoding RAB3D, member RAS oncogene family, a has protein sequence MASAKESGPGREDKDPADQNFDYMFKLLIIGNSSVGKTSFLFRYTDDSFSSAFVSTVGIDFKVKTIYRNDKRIKLQIWDTAGQERYRTITTAYYRGAMGFLLIYDITSQESFVAVQDWGTQIKTYSWDNAEVVLVGNKLDMEEERKVPTEDAERLATELGFQFFEASAKESINVKQVFETIVDVICDKMNESINGDSSPLANHKAAGLKDTPRGIQGGCAC, from the exons ATGGCATCAGCCAAGGAATCGGGACCGGGCCGAGAGGATAAAGACCCGGCCGACCAAAACTTCGACTACATGTTCAAGCTACTCATCATTGGGAACAGCAGCGTGGGGAAGACGTCATTCCTCTTCCGCTACACGGACGATTCCTTTTCGTCGGCATTTGTCAGCACGGTGGGCATCGACTTTAAAGTAAAGACCATCTACAGAAATGACAAGCGTATCAAGCTGCAGATCTGG GACACAGCAGGTCAAGAACGCTACCGCACCATCACCACAGCCTACTACAGAGGAGCCATGGGCTTCCTCCTTATATATGACATCACAAGCCAGGAGTCCTTTGTGGCAGTCCAAGACTG ggGAACACAAATCAAGACCTACTCATGGGACAATGCCGAAGTGGTGCTTGTtggaaataaattggacatggaggaagaaaggaaggTCCCCACTGAAGATGCTGAGAGACTCGCTACAGAACTAG GATTCCAGTTCTTTGAGGCCAGCGCCAAAGAAAGCATCAACGTGAAGCAGGTTTTCGAAACGATAGTGGACGTCATCTGCGATAAGATGAACGAAAGCATCAACGGTGACTCCTCTCCGttggccaatcacaaggcagcTGGCCTGAAGGACACTCCCCGCGGCATCCAGGGGGGTTGCGCATGCTGA